ATGGTTTAGAAATAACTAAAATAAGTGTGCCGCTGGGCGTGGTGGGTATTATCTACGAAGCCCGGCCCAACGTAACGTTCGATGTATTTTCGTTGTGTTTTAAAACCGGCAATGCCTGCATCTTAAAAGGCGGCAGCGATGCCGCTGATTCCAATGAGGCAATTTTAAAAATTATTCATCAGGTTTTAGCCCAGCATCAACTGGATACCAACATAGTGGCCCTGCTCCCCCCCGACCGCTCCGCTACCGAAGCGTTACTGCAAGCCCGCGGTTACGTGGATGTGCTGATTCCGCGGGGTAGCCAAGGATTAATTGATATGGTACGGCAAAACGCCAAAATTCCGGTTATCGAAACCGGTGCCGGTATTGTGCACACGTTCTTCGACGAAACCGGGAACCTCGACAAAGGCAAAGCCATTATTGCCAATGCTAAAACCCGCCGGGTAAGTGTTTGCAATGCCCTGGATTGTTTGCTCATCCACCAGAATCGTTTATCCGATTTGCCCGCCATAGCCGCCCCTTTAGCCGAGAAGCAGGTAGAAATTTACGCCGATGCGGATGCCTATGCCGCTTTGCAGGAAACTTACCCCGCCGAATTGTTGAACCCAGCCCAGGAAGAACACTTTGGCACGGAGTTTTTAGCTTTAAAATTGGCTATTAAAACCGTAAAAGATTTAGATCATGCCATCGAGCATATTGCGGCTCATTCTTCCAAACACAGCGAAGCCATTATTTCGGAGGATGCAGCGCATGTGGCGCAATTTTTAAATACCGTGGATGCGGCTGCCGTTTTTGCCAACACTTCTACCGCTTTTACCGATGGCGCTCAGTTTGGTTTAGGTGCCGAAATTGGCATTAGCACGCAAAAACTGCATGCCCGTGGGCCCATGGGCCTGGAAGAACTGACTAGTTATAAATGGGTGGTAAAAGGCAACGGCCAGGTACGCGCTTAGTAAGTTTCAGTTTTTTATCAGCCGTTACGCCTTTAAACAACAGGTTCTAATTAACAATGCGATGCCGCTCGACGGGAAAAATCAGCCACATATTTTGATTCTAAACGGGTCCATCCGGGGAGTACAAGGAAATTCTTACGCGCTGGCGAAATTGGCCGAAAACTTTTTAACCACGAAACTTTCCGTCAATGCTTCTATCCTGAACCTCGCGGAACCAAAACCCAGCACGAAAGAAGTGTATGATTTGCTGTTGCGCAGCGCTGGTTTTCTGGTGGTATCGGGCACTTACTGGAGTAGCTGGGGTTCGCCGTTGCAGCGGTTTCTCGAAGTAGCCACTACTTTCGAGAACTCGCCGGCTTTTTTTGGTAAACCGGTGGCTTGCGCCGTTAGTATGGATTCGGTGGGTGGCGCCGAGGTGGCTTCCCGGATGCACGCGGCCTTTGCCGGTCTGGGTTGTTGGAGTCCGCCTTGCGCTACTTTAGCGGTATCGCGGGTGGGGCAAGAAGCCATCACGGC
The sequence above is a segment of the Adhaeribacter swui genome. Coding sequences within it:
- a CDS encoding glutamate-5-semialdehyde dehydrogenase, whose protein sequence is MNLDHIFKNTQKASQTLGLVAAEKVNAVLLDLAHATVEQTPFLLTENEKDLARMDAADPKYDRLKLTAKRLEDIAQDLRNVASLPTPLGRTLLQKDLPNGLEITKISVPLGVVGIIYEARPNVTFDVFSLCFKTGNACILKGGSDAADSNEAILKIIHQVLAQHQLDTNIVALLPPDRSATEALLQARGYVDVLIPRGSQGLIDMVRQNAKIPVIETGAGIVHTFFDETGNLDKGKAIIANAKTRRVSVCNALDCLLIHQNRLSDLPAIAAPLAEKQVEIYADADAYAALQETYPAELLNPAQEEHFGTEFLALKLAIKTVKDLDHAIEHIAAHSSKHSEAIISEDAAHVAQFLNTVDAAAVFANTSTAFTDGAQFGLGAEIGISTQKLHARGPMGLEELTSYKWVVKGNGQVRA
- a CDS encoding NAD(P)H-dependent oxidoreductase; translated protein: MPLDGKNQPHILILNGSIRGVQGNSYALAKLAENFLTTKLSVNASILNLAEPKPSTKEVYDLLLRSAGFLVVSGTYWSSWGSPLQRFLEVATTFENSPAFFGKPVACAVSMDSVGGAEVASRMHAAFAGLGCWSPPCATLAVSRVGQEAITASLGQTDDPNEDVWRIADLEIILKNLITATTLHQNLWVSWPHVTLSMPDGPWPETGTIDLNTPRFI